Proteins encoded by one window of uncultured Draconibacterium sp.:
- a CDS encoding ABC transporter permease: MNYANLTKIATTALKRNKFRAILTMLGIIIGVGSVIAMLSIGESSKQSIREEMSDMGTNMIFVMPGQQRRGGVMMGNSNTKSLTLKDIEALRKEAKNITAVSPQVSTSGQAVNGNNNWPTTIYGADVSYLDIRKYELEDGRIFTDKEIKSLAKVCLVGQTVVENIFPSGIDPIGQTIRFGGIPLKVIGVLKEKGENGMGMDQDDMIIAPYTSVQRRMLAITHIQSIYASAVSEEQSEAAIEEIETILRRQHKLKEGDDDDFQVRSQAEMVEMVSSVTDMLTLLLGAVAGISLLVGGIGIMNIMFVSVTERTKEIGLRMSVGGRGFDIMMQFLIEAVMLSILGGIIGIIFGTALSYLASFALDMPFVVDTQAVGLSFLVCSVIGIFFGWYPARKAANLDPIDAVRHE; the protein is encoded by the coding sequence ATGAACTATGCAAATCTCACAAAAATAGCAACCACTGCCCTGAAACGAAACAAGTTCAGAGCAATATTGACCATGCTGGGTATTATTATAGGTGTTGGTTCGGTAATCGCGATGCTTTCCATCGGAGAATCATCAAAACAAAGTATCCGCGAAGAAATGTCGGATATGGGAACCAATATGATCTTTGTAATGCCCGGTCAGCAGCGTCGTGGCGGAGTTATGATGGGTAACTCAAATACAAAATCGCTGACACTAAAAGACATTGAAGCACTTAGAAAAGAGGCGAAAAATATTACTGCAGTATCGCCACAGGTAAGTACCAGCGGACAGGCAGTTAACGGCAACAACAACTGGCCAACAACAATTTACGGGGCTGATGTATCGTATCTTGATATCCGCAAATACGAACTGGAAGACGGCCGCATTTTTACGGATAAAGAAATAAAATCGCTTGCAAAAGTGTGCCTTGTCGGGCAAACAGTTGTTGAAAATATTTTCCCCAGCGGAATTGATCCGATTGGACAAACCATTCGTTTTGGCGGCATTCCGTTAAAAGTAATTGGCGTATTGAAAGAGAAAGGCGAAAACGGCATGGGAATGGACCAGGATGATATGATCATTGCTCCCTACACATCAGTGCAGCGACGGATGTTAGCAATCACGCATATACAATCCATTTATGCTTCGGCAGTTAGCGAAGAACAGTCGGAGGCCGCCATTGAAGAAATTGAAACGATTTTACGCCGCCAGCACAAACTGAAAGAAGGCGACGACGATGATTTCCAGGTACGTTCGCAAGCCGAAATGGTGGAAATGGTGTCGTCGGTTACCGATATGTTAACCTTGCTCTTAGGAGCTGTGGCAGGAATATCGCTGCTGGTTGGTGGTATCGGAATTATGAATATCATGTTTGTCTCAGTAACCGAAAGAACCAAAGAAATCGGACTACGAATGTCAGTTGGCGGACGTGGATTTGACATCATGATGCAATTCCTGATTGAAGCAGTGATGCTGAGTATCCTGGGAGGTATAATTGGAATAATTTTCGGAACAGCACTTTCTTATCTGGCATCCTTTGCTTTAGACATGCCTTTTGTTGTAGATACACAAGCTGTTGGATTATCGTTTCTGGTTTGTAGCGTTATCGGAATATTTTTCGGCTGGTATCCTGCACGTAAAGCAGCTAACCTCGATCCAATTGATGCTGTACGACACGAATAA
- a CDS encoding TolC family protein has product MKIKSIIFLIAIGLPVLLFAQNDATDKTWSLNDCIDYALTQNVSVRQSILANASNELNKNQAEANKLPSLSASARQNFSWSKSEDLLTGDSDFSGNNNTSYGLNSSITIYNAQRLNNLIKQAELDMQSGMYDSETIKESISLSILNAFLQVVFLEENVKNAQNQLDATTEQLNLSEARLQSGIISRSDYLQVKSQLANEKLSLANAQSNFAISKVNLMQLMELPVDENFEVLRPNLEELTNENLTPVAADVYATALAIKPQIKSAEYQKESAALNEKIAAAGFYPTISADAGLSTGYSSYNTSNYFGQLGDQFTPSVGVSVSIPIFQKKQIKTSVAQAKIGYSNAELKEIDTKNQLRKEIEQACVDVLSAQIEFEANQESYSSYEESYQLAQEKFNNGLINSVDFLFERNNLITAESQLLQSKFNLIFSYKILDFYQGNPITL; this is encoded by the coding sequence ATGAAAATAAAATCAATTATCTTTTTAATCGCAATTGGCCTACCGGTTTTATTGTTTGCACAAAACGATGCAACAGATAAAACCTGGAGCCTTAACGATTGTATCGATTATGCATTAACTCAAAACGTTTCGGTACGCCAGAGTATTTTGGCCAATGCATCGAACGAACTCAACAAAAATCAGGCGGAAGCCAACAAACTTCCTTCGTTAAGCGCTTCGGCACGCCAGAATTTTAGCTGGTCGAAATCAGAAGACCTGCTTACCGGCGATTCTGATTTTTCAGGAAACAACAACACCAGCTACGGATTAAATTCGAGCATTACCATTTACAATGCACAACGTTTGAATAACCTGATTAAGCAGGCCGAGTTGGATATGCAAAGCGGAATGTACGATTCGGAGACCATTAAAGAGTCGATCTCGCTGAGCATTTTGAATGCCTTTTTGCAGGTTGTATTTTTAGAAGAGAATGTAAAAAATGCACAAAACCAATTGGATGCCACAACCGAGCAACTCAACTTGTCGGAAGCCCGGTTACAGTCGGGAATTATTTCGCGCTCCGATTATTTGCAGGTAAAATCGCAGCTGGCAAACGAGAAACTGAGTCTGGCAAATGCACAAAGCAACTTTGCCATTTCGAAAGTTAACCTGATGCAATTAATGGAATTACCGGTTGACGAAAATTTTGAAGTGCTTCGTCCTAATTTGGAGGAACTAACAAATGAAAATCTAACCCCGGTTGCCGCAGATGTTTATGCTACTGCACTGGCCATTAAACCACAAATAAAAAGTGCCGAATACCAAAAAGAAAGTGCCGCACTGAATGAAAAAATTGCTGCTGCAGGTTTTTATCCAACCATAAGTGCCGATGCCGGTTTATCAACAGGATATTCGAGTTATAATACATCCAACTACTTCGGACAGCTGGGCGATCAGTTTACTCCATCCGTTGGGGTTTCAGTATCGATTCCTATTTTCCAGAAAAAGCAAATTAAAACAAGCGTAGCTCAGGCAAAAATTGGTTACAGCAATGCCGAATTGAAAGAAATAGATACCAAAAACCAGTTGCGCAAAGAAATTGAACAAGCTTGTGTAGATGTACTGTCGGCACAAATTGAATTTGAAGCCAACCAGGAAAGTTATTCTTCATATGAGGAATCGTACCAACTGGCACAGGAAAAATTCAATAACGGCCTGATCAACTCGGTTGATTTCCTTTTCGAACGCAATAACCTGATAACGGCCGAAAGTCAGTTGTTGCAATCAAAATTCAACCTGATATTCAGCTATAAAATCCTTGATTTCTATCAGGGCAATCCAATCACTTTATAA
- a CDS encoding ABC transporter ATP-binding protein, producing MSNAIIKVSELRKDYHVGEMTVHALRGVDMEIYEGDFAAIMGTSGSGKSTMLNILGCLDKPTYGEYQLDGVNMGTMNKNQLAGLRNNKLGFIFQSYNLLPRTTALENVELPLFYNSKVKSKERKERAMQALEQVGLADRMDHMPNQLSGGQQQRVAIARSLVNDPVVILADEATGNLDTRTSYEIMELFQRLNDNGKTIVFVTHESDIARFMKRNIVFRDGRIQKESAVVDRFNATQLIEALPVDEDYES from the coding sequence ATGAGTAATGCAATTATAAAAGTATCAGAACTGCGAAAAGACTATCATGTAGGTGAAATGACCGTACATGCGCTTCGCGGAGTTGATATGGAAATTTACGAAGGGGACTTTGCAGCCATAATGGGAACCAGCGGATCGGGAAAATCCACCATGCTCAACATCCTGGGCTGTTTGGATAAACCAACTTATGGAGAATACCAGTTGGATGGGGTGAACATGGGAACAATGAATAAGAACCAGCTGGCAGGATTACGCAACAATAAACTGGGATTTATATTTCAGTCGTATAACCTGCTGCCTCGTACAACAGCGTTGGAAAATGTGGAACTGCCACTTTTCTATAATTCGAAAGTTAAATCGAAAGAACGAAAAGAACGTGCCATGCAAGCATTGGAGCAGGTTGGATTGGCTGACCGCATGGATCACATGCCCAACCAGTTATCAGGAGGACAACAGCAACGTGTGGCCATTGCCCGCTCGTTGGTGAACGACCCGGTGGTTATCCTTGCCGACGAAGCAACCGGTAACCTTGACACCCGCACTTCTTACGAAATTATGGAACTGTTTCAACGACTGAACGACAACGGCAAAACCATTGTATTTGTAACACACGAATCGGACATTGCCCGTTTTATGAAACGCAACATCGTTTTCAGAGATGGAAGGATACAAAAAGAATCGGCAGTAGTTGATCGTTTTAATGCGACACAACTGATCGAAGCACTTCCGGTAGATGAAGATTATGAATCTTAA
- a CDS encoding efflux RND transporter periplasmic adaptor subunit: protein MKKKTIIIIALLLVVLVSAALVLKPNKVDVSQIDIQTAKAGQGNISNVVESTGTLEAITTVEVGTQVSGIVDELFVDYNSYVKKGQLLAKIDTTNLAAQLEQSQATLDNAKAELDYQQATYNRMAPLNDKQLISQTDFDQLVYNLNKAKASYNNAMAQHKRNQINLDYALIYSPIDGVVLNKEVEEGQTVAASFNTPTLFTIANDLTQMQVEADIDEADIGHIKEGQRVEFTVDAYPETIFEGEVTQLRWEPTVTNNVVTYTIIVDAPNPDYKLMPGMTATIQVYVLEKNDILVVPSKALRFTPDQKLMASYMSQQAKPEMPEGQTPTEMGSMPQQAPSVATMVWVKEGTNIHPVPVKIGLNDDINAEILSGVKSGQEVILSMEQKGANETAARSGGNPFMPGPPGRR, encoded by the coding sequence ATGAAAAAGAAAACAATCATCATTATCGCATTACTGCTTGTCGTTTTGGTATCGGCAGCACTGGTTTTAAAACCAAATAAGGTTGATGTAAGCCAGATCGATATTCAAACCGCAAAGGCAGGACAAGGAAACATTAGTAACGTTGTGGAATCAACCGGAACACTGGAAGCCATTACAACTGTTGAGGTAGGTACCCAGGTTTCGGGAATTGTAGATGAACTATTTGTCGACTACAACTCATACGTAAAAAAAGGCCAGTTGCTGGCTAAAATCGACACTACAAACCTGGCCGCACAACTGGAGCAAAGCCAGGCGACTTTAGACAATGCGAAAGCCGAGCTCGATTACCAGCAGGCTACTTACAACCGTATGGCGCCGTTGAACGACAAACAATTAATCTCGCAAACTGATTTCGACCAGCTGGTTTACAATTTAAACAAAGCAAAAGCCAGTTATAACAATGCCATGGCGCAACACAAACGCAACCAGATCAACCTTGATTATGCCTTGATTTACTCGCCTATTGACGGAGTTGTACTGAACAAAGAAGTGGAGGAAGGACAAACGGTTGCAGCAAGTTTTAACACTCCTACCCTTTTTACCATTGCCAACGACCTGACGCAAATGCAGGTTGAAGCCGATATTGACGAGGCGGATATAGGCCATATTAAAGAAGGACAACGTGTTGAATTTACCGTTGATGCATATCCTGAGACCATTTTTGAAGGAGAAGTTACACAATTGCGTTGGGAGCCAACAGTTACAAACAATGTAGTGACCTATACAATTATTGTTGATGCACCGAACCCGGATTACAAATTAATGCCGGGAATGACAGCCACCATTCAGGTTTATGTGCTGGAGAAAAACGATATTCTGGTGGTTCCAAGCAAGGCCTTGCGTTTTACTCCCGACCAAAAATTAATGGCAAGTTACATGAGCCAGCAGGCTAAACCCGAAATGCCGGAAGGACAAACACCTACGGAAATGGGGAGTATGCCACAACAGGCTCCGAGTGTTGCAACAATGGTTTGGGTAAAAGAAGGAACGAATATTCATCCTGTTCCGGTTAAAATTGGACTGAACGATGATATTAACGCTGAAATTCTTTCGGGCGTAAAAAGCGGACAAGAGGTCATACTTAGCATGGAGCAAAAAGGAGCAAATGAAACAGCAGCCAGATCGGGTGGAAATCCGTTTATGCCAGGCCCTCCGGGAAGAAGATAG
- a CDS encoding family 43 glycosylhydrolase: MRRNKNLQLLALFFLVFFSACSTSENYEAYLFTYFTGNGPGEESIRFAVSEDGYNYRALNNNQPVLDNDDICSTGGVRDPHILRGEDGNFYMVVTDLYVTDMGWKNYAMVLLKSDDLINWKSSVVNIPEAFPEQFGDVWRVWAPQTIYDEDAGKYMVYFSMKQNDDPDIIYYAYANDDFTALEAAPQQLLFSPTGNACIDADIIKKDGKFYMFHKSESGEPGIKLAISEKLTEGYEYPTLKRVDKETEAVEGSGVFKLNNSNDWILMYDVYGLGRYQFTKSADLQHFEVIDEAISMNFHPRHGTVLPITKTELKRLIAKWGKMNDPLAEATADGLKKQNVNIDSEKRTIRFPVKKGVDIAAFDPQFKTFTGVSVTPTGPQDFSNGSVQYTIEMEGVGKQTYSAIVSEDHNPVLDGFYADPDVLYSEKTGKYYIYPTSDGFHNWGGYYFKTFSSENLVDWKDEGIILNLRKDVSWADHNAWAPCIIEKKIDGKFKYFFYFCGRQKIGVAVADNPEGPFVDSGEPLINWKPDGIKGGQEIDPDVFTDPESGKSYLYWGNGYLAAAELNDDMVSIKKETLKIMTPDNTFREGIYVIYRKGTFYFMWAEDDTRSPNYKVRYATGDSPLGELTIPENNIVIQKDLEKGILATGHNSAIQIPGKDEWYLVYHRFTYPKGKDMGYRAGFNREVCIDKLEFDADGKIKEVKPTLGGISR, encoded by the coding sequence ATGAGACGCAATAAAAATTTACAGTTGTTAGCACTATTCTTTTTGGTATTCTTTTCAGCTTGTAGTACATCTGAGAATTACGAAGCCTATTTGTTTACCTACTTTACCGGAAACGGTCCGGGCGAGGAGTCGATTCGTTTTGCCGTTAGTGAGGATGGTTATAATTACCGGGCTTTAAACAATAATCAGCCGGTTTTGGATAATGACGATATTTGCTCAACCGGTGGGGTGCGCGATCCGCATATTTTGCGTGGCGAAGATGGTAATTTTTATATGGTGGTTACTGATTTATATGTAACCGATATGGGCTGGAAAAACTACGCTATGGTTTTATTAAAATCAGACGATCTGATCAACTGGAAATCGTCAGTCGTGAATATTCCTGAAGCTTTCCCTGAACAGTTTGGCGATGTTTGGCGTGTTTGGGCACCGCAAACCATTTATGATGAGGATGCCGGAAAATACATGGTCTATTTCTCGATGAAACAGAACGACGATCCGGACATTATCTATTACGCTTATGCAAACGATGATTTTACGGCTTTGGAAGCTGCACCGCAACAATTGTTGTTCAGCCCCACTGGCAATGCCTGTATCGACGCCGATATTATTAAAAAGGATGGGAAATTTTATATGTTCCATAAATCGGAAAGTGGTGAGCCGGGAATTAAACTGGCCATTTCAGAAAAACTGACAGAAGGCTATGAATATCCAACATTGAAGCGTGTAGATAAAGAGACTGAGGCTGTGGAAGGATCAGGCGTTTTTAAACTGAACAATTCTAACGATTGGATTTTGATGTATGATGTATATGGACTGGGCCGCTACCAGTTTACAAAAAGTGCCGACCTGCAGCATTTTGAGGTGATTGACGAAGCCATTTCAATGAATTTTCATCCACGCCACGGAACAGTGTTGCCGATTACCAAAACCGAATTGAAACGTTTGATCGCTAAATGGGGAAAAATGAATGATCCCTTGGCAGAAGCTACTGCTGACGGGTTGAAAAAACAAAATGTAAATATCGACAGCGAGAAAAGAACGATTCGTTTTCCGGTAAAAAAGGGTGTTGACATTGCTGCTTTTGATCCGCAGTTTAAAACATTCACCGGTGTAAGTGTTACGCCAACCGGTCCTCAGGATTTTTCAAACGGATCGGTTCAATACACCATCGAAATGGAAGGAGTTGGCAAGCAGACATACAGCGCCATTGTATCGGAAGATCATAACCCGGTTTTGGATGGTTTTTATGCCGATCCGGATGTATTGTACTCCGAAAAAACAGGCAAGTACTACATCTACCCAACCAGCGACGGTTTTCACAATTGGGGCGGTTACTACTTTAAAACATTTTCGTCAGAAAATCTGGTTGACTGGAAGGATGAGGGGATTATTCTGAATTTGCGAAAAGATGTAAGCTGGGCCGATCATAATGCCTGGGCGCCTTGCATTATAGAGAAGAAAATTGATGGCAAGTTCAAGTACTTTTTTTATTTCTGTGGGCGACAGAAAATTGGCGTTGCAGTTGCCGACAATCCGGAAGGCCCGTTTGTTGACAGCGGCGAGCCATTAATTAACTGGAAACCGGATGGAATAAAAGGAGGACAGGAAATTGATCCGGATGTGTTTACTGATCCGGAATCCGGCAAAAGTTACCTTTACTGGGGTAACGGTTATTTGGCCGCTGCGGAGCTGAACGATGATATGGTATCGATAAAAAAGGAGACGCTAAAAATTATGACGCCGGATAATACTTTTCGCGAAGGCATTTATGTGATTTACCGCAAAGGGACTTTCTATTTTATGTGGGCAGAAGACGATACCCGCAGTCCGAATTACAAAGTGCGTTATGCAACCGGTGATTCGCCATTGGGAGAACTTACCATCCCTGAAAATAATATTGTAATCCAAAAAGACCTTGAAAAAGGAATTCTGGCAACCGGGCATAATTCGGCCATTCAGATTCCCGGAAAAGACGAGTGGTATTTGGTGTATCATCGTTTTACTTACCCAAAAGGAAAAGATATGGGCTACCGTGCCGGTTTTAACCGCGAGGTTTGTATCGATAAATTGGAATTCGATGCTGACGGTAAAATAAAAGAAGTAAAACCTACTTTGGGAGGAATTAGCAGATAA
- a CDS encoding alpha-L-arabinofuranosidase C-terminal domain-containing protein has translation MKFIAIIFLMAIWSQSLFAQKNFEVQVDKPGATVQPDMYGVFFEDINFGADGGLYAELIKNRSFEFDQPFVGWLPFGNVDVKNENPCFDRNPNYVRLNETGLRRGTGLENNGFRGIGFKKNDTYRFSFFARSLDGGEKNFAIELVSSNDDIIGRGELLVSGNNWEKYQCIIKSNATDAKSKIRVVLKTAGEVDLDHISMFPTETWKNRENGLRKDLAEALYELNPGVFRFPGGCIIEGNTLETRYQWKNSVGPVENRPLNENRWNYTFKHRFFPDYYQTYGMGFYEYFLLSEDLGAEPLPVISCGLACQYESHECVPVGDLQPYIDDAVDLIEFANGAVDSKWGKVRAEMGHPEPFNLKYLAIGNEQWGEGYVERLIPFMEVLREKHPEIKIIGTSGPTPDGENFDYLWPKMTELEVDLVDEHYYRSPEWFLANAERYDSYDRNGPKVFAGEFASHHETRDNNLRAAISEAAFMTGLERNADIVQLATYAPLFAHYDAWQWKPDMIWFDNLQVVRTPNYYVQQMYAHNTGTNVLTITADGANITGQDSLYASAVIDVNTSEVIVKVVNASDEVQDINIDLKGLKHSMEKAEVKITCLHSNQPEAINTRKAPNTLVPAHSSLWAEESGFKLKVQGNAFYVCRVKINK, from the coding sequence ATGAAGTTTATAGCGATTATTTTTCTGATGGCCATTTGGAGCCAGAGTTTATTTGCCCAAAAGAATTTTGAAGTACAGGTGGATAAACCCGGAGCGACCGTTCAGCCGGATATGTACGGTGTTTTTTTTGAAGACATAAATTTTGGTGCTGATGGTGGCCTTTATGCCGAATTAATTAAGAATCGTTCGTTCGAGTTCGATCAACCTTTTGTGGGGTGGCTGCCTTTCGGAAATGTGGATGTGAAAAATGAGAATCCATGTTTCGATCGTAATCCAAACTACGTTCGTTTAAACGAAACAGGACTTCGACGTGGCACCGGTCTTGAGAATAATGGTTTCAGAGGAATCGGTTTTAAAAAGAACGATACCTATCGTTTCTCGTTTTTTGCCCGCTCGCTGGATGGTGGCGAAAAGAATTTCGCAATTGAATTGGTCAGCTCAAACGATGATATTATCGGAAGAGGCGAATTGCTTGTTTCAGGTAACAATTGGGAAAAATACCAGTGTATTATAAAATCAAATGCTACGGATGCAAAAAGCAAAATCCGTGTGGTATTAAAAACGGCCGGCGAAGTTGACCTGGATCATATTTCAATGTTTCCGACTGAAACCTGGAAAAATCGCGAGAATGGTTTGCGTAAAGATTTGGCAGAAGCGCTTTACGAGTTAAATCCCGGAGTATTTCGTTTCCCCGGCGGATGTATCATCGAAGGAAATACGCTTGAAACCCGTTACCAGTGGAAAAACAGCGTTGGCCCGGTTGAAAATCGCCCGCTAAATGAAAACCGCTGGAACTACACGTTCAAACACCGCTTTTTCCCTGATTATTATCAAACCTACGGAATGGGTTTTTACGAATACTTTTTGCTGAGTGAAGATTTGGGTGCAGAGCCACTTCCGGTAATTAGCTGTGGTTTGGCGTGTCAGTACGAAAGTCACGAATGTGTGCCGGTAGGCGATTTGCAACCTTACATCGATGACGCAGTTGACCTGATAGAATTTGCCAACGGAGCCGTTGATTCAAAGTGGGGAAAAGTACGTGCCGAAATGGGGCATCCCGAGCCTTTTAACTTAAAATACCTGGCTATTGGGAACGAACAGTGGGGCGAAGGTTACGTAGAGCGTTTGATTCCTTTTATGGAAGTACTTCGCGAAAAACATCCTGAGATTAAAATTATTGGAACATCCGGCCCAACTCCTGATGGAGAGAATTTCGATTACCTGTGGCCAAAAATGACAGAATTGGAAGTTGATTTGGTGGATGAACACTATTATCGCAGTCCGGAGTGGTTTTTAGCAAATGCCGAACGTTACGACAGCTACGACCGCAACGGGCCAAAAGTATTTGCCGGCGAATTTGCATCGCACCACGAAACCCGCGATAACAATCTACGTGCTGCCATCTCGGAAGCTGCTTTTATGACCGGATTGGAGCGCAACGCTGATATCGTTCAACTGGCAACTTACGCACCACTTTTTGCGCATTACGATGCCTGGCAGTGGAAACCCGATATGATTTGGTTTGATAACCTTCAGGTGGTGCGCACTCCTAATTACTATGTGCAGCAAATGTATGCGCACAACACCGGAACCAATGTGTTAACTATTACTGCTGACGGTGCGAATATTACCGGGCAAGATAGTCTTTACGCCAGCGCAGTAATCGATGTAAACACTTCAGAAGTGATTGTAAAAGTGGTAAATGCTTCTGATGAAGTTCAGGATATTAACATCGATTTGAAAGGTTTGAAGCATTCGATGGAAAAAGCAGAGGTTAAAATTACGTGTTTACACAGCAACCAGCCCGAAGCAATTAATACACGAAAAGCACCAAACACATTAGTGCCAGCACATTCATCGCTTTGGGCCGAAGAAAGTGGCTTTAAACTTAAGGTGCAGGGAAATGCATTTTATGTGTGCCGTGTAAAGATTAATAAGTAA